Proteins from a single region of Butyrivibrio fibrisolvens:
- a CDS encoding LysR family transcriptional regulator, with protein sequence MNKDQLLTFLSLVETKSFTRTSENLIVAQSTVSKRIQELEKEIGKELFVRNNRKLSITPAGITFLNYAEEIINLENIALEAIQQNEKFSHFLSVGTVDAFYELWLKKKLNSFANENPSFSIKIEINTSNQLITSIKKLRNDVIFSHHSYDNPNYNCKLIMQEDVLLVTSSENTKFKNGINSSKVKTLPMIHSDFLYSGTYQWLFPPAHRFQLSVNSAAKALPLLFGSAWYTILPRHLVNKYLSDGTLISIPILDGAIPPVDYYVIYPKKHHQDTAIKCFLDQILS encoded by the coding sequence ATGAATAAGGATCAGCTTCTTACGTTCTTATCTCTAGTAGAAACCAAAAGCTTCACACGTACTTCTGAAAACCTGATAGTTGCTCAATCCACTGTAAGCAAGCGCATACAAGAACTTGAAAAAGAAATCGGTAAAGAATTATTTGTAAGAAATAACAGAAAACTATCGATAACTCCTGCTGGAATCACCTTTTTAAATTATGCAGAAGAAATCATAAACTTAGAAAACATAGCTCTGGAAGCCATACAACAAAATGAGAAATTTTCGCATTTTCTGTCTGTTGGAACTGTAGATGCTTTTTATGAGCTTTGGTTAAAGAAAAAACTTAACAGTTTTGCAAATGAGAATCCCTCTTTTTCAATTAAAATTGAAATCAATACCAGCAACCAACTAATTACCAGTATAAAAAAATTAAGGAATGACGTGATCTTTTCACATCATTCCTATGATAATCCTAACTATAACTGTAAACTGATCATGCAAGAAGACGTTCTGCTTGTAACCTCTTCAGAAAATACAAAGTTCAAAAATGGAATAAACTCATCTAAGGTAAAAACTCTGCCAATGATCCATTCTGATTTTCTTTACTCGGGTACATATCAGTGGCTTTTTCCTCCAGCACACCGTTTTCAGCTTAGTGTGAATAGCGCAGCCAAGGCTCTCCCTCTTCTCTTTGGCAGTGCTTGGTATACCATTCTTCCAAGACACTTGGTGAATAAATACTTATCAGATGGAACTTTAATAAGTATACCTATACTTGATGGCGCGATTCCTCCTGTTGATTATTATGTAATATATCCAAAAAAGCATCATCAAGACACTGCTATTAAATGCTTTCTGGATCAGATTTTATCCTAA
- a CDS encoding ABC transporter substrate-binding protein: MKNKLFNKVIAATLTGVITLSVCACGVGSSEAKESNTGNSLPVDENDNEAEQQTGEVTVTDLAGREVTVTLPVENAYLGYYYENFLAVVGPDAFTRVKATSLYDTEGYANTLATIYKENVEGYADMIDVGSTLQDNIDVEKLIELDCDVAIMGQYQYDAITDKVELLEEAGIPVVIIDYSTATEETHIASTEVLGKVFGVEDRANEIIENYKAGMEKVRDIVSTIQQSKTTFHEFHSVIGTYSEVGVSDFSHYLFGSYLAQAGASDIAFSLEESSENGRSTTLDMEYILEQDPEVWFIIGGEAANDSSDGILMGYNVSEEDVIQSAKGLIGSRPGFDNLNAVKNDQIYCIENNTLRTLRDYIIIEYIAKVLYPEEFADIDPEKEFEEYSKKYLPSIPIDGTFIYHLKVEDIQ, from the coding sequence ATGAAAAATAAGCTATTTAACAAAGTTATTGCTGCTACTTTAACTGGAGTTATCACATTAAGTGTATGTGCATGTGGTGTCGGTTCGTCTGAGGCAAAGGAAAGTAATACAGGGAATTCTTTGCCAGTCGATGAAAATGATAATGAAGCAGAACAGCAGACGGGTGAAGTTACAGTGACAGATCTTGCCGGCAGAGAGGTTACAGTAACACTTCCTGTAGAGAATGCATATCTTGGATATTACTATGAGAATTTTCTTGCGGTTGTAGGCCCTGACGCATTTACAAGAGTTAAAGCAACGTCTCTGTATGATACAGAAGGATATGCAAATACTCTGGCAACGATCTATAAAGAGAATGTAGAAGGCTACGCAGATATGATAGATGTGGGTTCAACACTACAGGATAATATTGATGTGGAAAAACTGATAGAGCTTGACTGTGATGTGGCCATTATGGGGCAGTACCAGTATGATGCTATTACTGACAAGGTGGAACTATTGGAAGAAGCAGGAATTCCGGTTGTAATTATAGATTATTCCACAGCTACAGAGGAAACACATATTGCTTCTACAGAAGTGCTTGGAAAAGTATTTGGTGTGGAAGATAGAGCTAATGAAATCATTGAAAATTATAAAGCAGGGATGGAAAAGGTAAGAGATATCGTCTCGACTATTCAACAGTCAAAGACTACATTTCATGAATTTCATAGCGTAATAGGTACCTATTCAGAAGTAGGAGTATCTGACTTTTCTCACTATCTTTTTGGCAGCTATTTAGCACAAGCCGGGGCATCAGATATAGCATTTTCACTGGAAGAGTCTAGCGAAAATGGCAGAAGTACAACTCTTGATATGGAATATATTTTGGAACAGGATCCGGAAGTATGGTTCATTATTGGCGGCGAGGCAGCAAATGATTCATCTGATGGAATTTTGATGGGATACAATGTTTCAGAAGAAGATGTTATACAGTCTGCTAAAGGTCTTATTGGGAGCAGACCCGGTTTTGATAATTTAAACGCTGTTAAAAATGATCAGATTTATTGCATTGAGAATAATACATTAAGAACACTTCGTGACTACATAATCATTGAATATATCGCAAAAGTTCTTTATCCTGAAGAGTTTGCTGATATTGATCCTGAAAAGGAATTTGAAGAATATTCGAAAAAGTATCTTCCTTCAATTCCTATAGATGGAACATTTATTTATCACCTTAAAGTGGAAGACATTCAGTGA
- a CDS encoding L-lactate dehydrogenase, translating to MTALNERKVAVVGCGFVGSASAFALMESGLFSEMVLIDVNKEKAEGEALDISHGLPFAKPMQIYAGDYKDAGDAAVVVVTAGAGQKPGETRLDLVKKNVSIFKSIIPEIAKYNTEGILLIVANPVDILTYAAAKLSGFPENRVFGSGTVLDTARFKYLLGEHLSVDSRSVHAFIIGEHGDSEIAAWSSANVSGIPIHDFCEMRGHFEHEKAMKEIAENVKNSAYGIIEKKGATYYGIAMSVRRICEAIIRDEKSILPISSIQHGENGIDDVALSMPAIVGRKGVEGLVPIRLSDKEKEQLKASADTLKKVLDDAL from the coding sequence ATGACAGCATTAAATGAAAGAAAAGTAGCAGTAGTAGGTTGTGGATTCGTTGGTTCAGCATCAGCGTTTGCTCTTATGGAGAGCGGGCTCTTTTCTGAGATGGTGCTGATAGATGTCAATAAAGAAAAAGCAGAAGGAGAGGCACTTGATATAAGTCACGGACTTCCATTTGCAAAACCAATGCAGATATATGCAGGCGATTACAAAGATGCAGGCGATGCTGCAGTCGTAGTTGTTACCGCAGGAGCTGGACAAAAGCCCGGTGAGACAAGGCTTGATCTTGTGAAAAAGAATGTAAGCATATTTAAATCCATAATCCCTGAGATCGCCAAGTATAACACAGAAGGAATCCTTCTTATCGTAGCTAATCCGGTTGATATACTTACTTATGCTGCAGCAAAGCTCAGCGGTTTTCCTGAGAACAGAGTATTTGGCTCAGGAACAGTGCTTGATACCGCCAGATTCAAGTATCTTCTTGGTGAGCACCTGAGCGTAGACAGCCGTTCTGTACATGCTTTTATCATAGGTGAGCATGGCGACAGTGAGATTGCAGCCTGGAGCAGTGCGAATGTTTCAGGTATTCCTATTCACGATTTCTGTGAGATGAGAGGACACTTCGAACATGAAAAAGCGATGAAAGAGATAGCTGAGAACGTAAAGAACAGTGCTTATGGTATCATTGAGAAAAAGGGTGCTACTTACTATGGCATTGCAATGAGTGTAAGGCGTATCTGCGAAGCTATAATCCGTGACGAGAAATCTATCCTTCCAATATCAAGCATTCAGCATGGAGAAAATGGTATTGATGACGTTGCTCTCAGTATGCCAGCTATTGTCGGAAGAAAAGGCGTAGAAGGATTAGTGCCAATCAGATTAAGCGATAAGGAGAAAGAGCAGCTTAAGGCATCTGCTGATACATTGAAGAAAGTGCTGGATGATGCACTGTGA
- a CDS encoding L-2-amino-thiazoline-4-carboxylic acid hydrolase, with protein sequence MVNENAELKMKTIKTMKGKKVFKDEIATRLSTSESEKIWRDAHERLYRMYDEHQNLSKGVAMHTDGFIFPAAAIYLAIKETDPDMAYDVMKKIMAEKSKKTGQMIAKCCKIPGFKKYFLNMWDSMSHKMFGEASGFNNIFYPREKESFRMDITQCPYNKYLTEQGCPELNILFCENDIHSYGNLPGLKFSRTKTIGAGDDLCDFKMELVKK encoded by the coding sequence ATGGTGAACGAGAATGCTGAGCTGAAGATGAAAACTATTAAAACCATGAAAGGCAAAAAGGTATTCAAAGACGAGATTGCCACAAGACTTTCTACGTCAGAGAGTGAAAAGATATGGCGTGATGCACATGAAAGGCTATACAGAATGTATGATGAACATCAGAATCTTTCTAAAGGTGTTGCCATGCACACAGATGGATTTATCTTTCCGGCAGCAGCCATCTATCTTGCTATAAAGGAGACTGATCCTGATATGGCCTATGATGTTATGAAGAAGATCATGGCAGAAAAATCTAAAAAAACAGGGCAGATGATAGCAAAATGCTGCAAGATCCCAGGCTTTAAGAAATACTTTTTGAATATGTGGGATTCAATGAGCCACAAGATGTTCGGAGAGGCTTCTGGATTCAATAATATTTTTTATCCCAGAGAGAAAGAAAGTTTTCGTATGGACATCACACAGTGTCCATACAATAAGTATCTGACAGAGCAGGGATGTCCTGAACTTAACATTCTGTTTTGCGAGAATGATATTCATTCATATGGAAATCTTCCAGGTCTTAAATTTAGCAGAACTAAAACAATCGGAGCAGGGGATGACCTGTGCGATTTTAAAATGGAACTTGTAAAGAAATAA